A genomic segment from Ruegeria sp. TM1040 encodes:
- a CDS encoding heme NO-binding domain-containing protein, which translates to MHGLINRAVQAFVTSTYGDKRWADIMDESGLGFTEFEAMLVYPEDQSIRMLRAVEAKLERPLDEILEDVGTFLVSNPQVEALRRLLRFGGVNYVEFLHSLDDLPDRARLAVSDLHLPGLELIEQAPGQFQLLCQPGVPGYAQVMTGVLRAMADDYGALVILDLVGEQEGSDVISITLVESDFSEGRAFELGAHTL; encoded by the coding sequence ATGCACGGTTTGATCAACAGGGCTGTTCAGGCTTTTGTCACAAGCACTTATGGTGACAAGCGCTGGGCAGACATCATGGATGAAAGCGGGCTCGGGTTTACCGAGTTCGAGGCCATGCTTGTGTACCCTGAAGATCAATCGATTCGAATGCTGCGCGCGGTCGAAGCCAAACTCGAACGCCCCCTTGATGAAATCCTCGAAGATGTGGGGACATTTCTGGTCTCCAACCCTCAGGTCGAGGCTCTCAGGCGCCTGCTGCGCTTTGGTGGCGTGAACTACGTTGAATTCCTGCACTCGCTTGATGACCTGCCGGATCGCGCCCGCCTTGCAGTGTCGGATCTGCATTTGCCTGGGCTTGAGTTGATCGAACAGGCGCCGGGTCAGTTCCAGTTGCTGTGCCAACCGGGCGTGCCGGGCTATGCACAGGTGATGACGGGGGTTCTTCGTGCGATGGCGGATGATTACGGCGCTCTGGTGATCCTTGATCTCGTGGGGGAGCAGGAAGGCTCCGACGTGATTTCGATCACCC